The Mangifera indica cultivar Alphonso unplaced genomic scaffold, CATAS_Mindica_2.1 Un_0001, whole genome shotgun sequence genomic interval atttttttaccctaagtatttttgtaataattcaaaCTGCTATTAACATGCCAACCGAATTGAGTTCTCATTACCCAACTTCAGAGATTGACTGTCAtcttcttttcttaatttacccaagaaaattatgattgctaataaattataactctttttcccacccaattcCAACAACTTAGTATCTACTATGGAACAACAGATGTTAGACTGTCATattccaaaatatttataatatgtcaCAACAACATTAGACAAAATCCCCAGACCAGAACAAAACTACGGTTGAGAACAACTAAAAAAGTTTGATCAAATTGGCAACCTTACGACTAACAAACTGAGATCCCACATTGCACTAGTCGACAGCCATGGCTTCTGAACCCCCACTAGTGTCCTCTAACCCACTCTTCTGCTCTTCAGCCATTCTCATCTCCTCTATCAAATTCTTCTGCTCTTCCTCTATAGTGCTCTGCAACTCATCCACCTGCGGAAAAGTTAAAACAATACAAGTAAAAATCGTGAGCACCATTTATGTAGGTCAAACCATCATGGTGACAAGGTCGGCAACTGAAGACCCAGCACACTACAACTTTATTATGTAGTTACAAACAGGGGGCAAATGTTTATTACCCTAAAGAAACGAAACAATTAGGGCCGTAAAAGTTCAATctcttcaattttattttatgttttctatcttggatagaaacaaaaagaaatcatataaaGGATCACAAgatgaatagttaaaattaaaggtgaaCTAGCAGTGCACCAAACCTCAAAAACATCTAAAGATACAAGAACAAAACTTAAACAATGGCATTGATCTTTCCATAAACAATTGGGGACAAAAGAACTTTTACCATGCTGGGTACTTTAGGCTGGGGATCTGTTAAACAAAAACTTTACAGTGAGAGAACACACAGGAAGTAAAGAACGAAGAAAGAGAAATTGGAGAGGTTGAGAGGAAACTTAGTGAGGCAAAACTCAACATCTCACTATAAACTCATACTCAAGGCTTAGTTTCAAAGTAAAATAATGTTACACATATAATAGCCAACATATGAAATACTAATGGACAGCAAAGGCAGTAAAATAAGTAGTATCATAaaagaatatagaaaaaaaaaagttaggttaaataataaaaataatgccAAACATGATAATCATCAAGGAGATCTGAATAATGGAATTAAATGACTGAGactaattaaaagattaaaaaaaaaagtataataaagaagaaaattgtaGCTTAAAATATGGAAGTTACAAATTCAATTATGTGAAATAAGGCACATACCACATGCAATAAAAGAGCAAACTGTTTCTTGCGAAGCTCCAACAACCTAGAACCTGCTGTATTCTCTGCCTCTAATGCTGCAATCTCTTTCTCCAGATCTGTAATTATCTTCTGTGTCTCCGATCTTGGTGGCTGCAAAGCAATCAATTTCCTAATTGCCTCACACTCCTCCTTGTGCTGTCTTTCAATCTTGCTCTCTTCAAGTTGTTTCTTCAGATCTTCTATGTCAGCCTGCGCCTGTGATATCTGCCTATTTATCTCTTCTTTCAATTCATTAAAgttctctttttctcttatgTTTGCATCAATAACAGCTTTGCTTTTGAGGAGTGGAATCTCAAAAGTAGACAACTCCTGTAAGAAAGCTCTGGAAAGTTTTGCACAATCATTAAAATTATCCTCATCCTTCTCAATCTCAAGAACAAATGAGGTGAACTTCTTCTGAAGTTTCTTCAATGGGGGTTCACCCCTTGTGGTGGTTGTGCGAGTTAGAAGTCTGTGCTTTATGATTACATCATCCTCATGTGGGCCAAAAGCATAGTTCACTGGCACTGCTTCTCCCCTGCCAGAAACCTTCCTTCCCTTTGCAAGCATCGAAGCTACTAACTGTTATTTCAATCCTGCAAAATACATGTTCAAACAAATTTACATATGCCACACAATCAAATAGCCGGCTATACAATCCATAACAATTAAGCAATTAATTTTTCGATAGGAATTCCACGTGGCTAGAATATTCAAATGGGTATCTTGCAATAGAGAGAACTCTATATAACCACATCATTTGAACACAcattatcataaattaaatattacaaaatttgtccatttaataatgatatgaaCCTTAGGAGAATCACATCTCAAAAGCTAGTTATTAGAATTGAAGAGcccaaagtcatataaaccccacactagaaGTTCATACTTTCCAATATAGAATCCAAAACTCATATCTTACATTTAGGATCTAAACATACCCTTATGCTCTGTAGTCTTGGCGTCCACGTAGGTTGgttgtgcgctagctccctaaTAGCCTTAGGCGAATACTGCAATGCCGATATCACTACTCATACCACACAATTGTAATTGGGAGACATGACAATGGTTCTGCTATCAAATGATATGGATTTTAGACGAAACACATctcaaaagctagttattgaAATTGAAGAACTCCGATTGATATAAAACCCACATTAGAGGCTTATACTTTTGAATGTGGAATCCAAGTCCCATGGATTGCTTGACAGTAATGGAAGGTTCTACAAATTGAGTGAATAGCCAGGTATCTAATGGGAGCCCCCAGAGTCCTCTAACTGTTTGAATTATCTTTGTAATCTTTCCTATTAgtgaaatttatcaaaatagtACATGAAgtagtttttatttcattttgttttctattatattttgtgttttttgttgaataaaatgTTGGATTCCTATCAAATGGTATCAGAACATCCGATTCTATAGATGGAAAGACTCAACATCATCACAAACAACAATGGACAATGGAGGTTTGTCTAACAGCTAACACAGTGAAAAATTAGAGAAAGGTGAGAGAACGGAATTTGTATCCATTATGAAAGCAAAGAGAACTCGAACCATGACTGTAAACAAAAGTCATGGGTTGTCCTTATGGTAAAGGAAGATGATTTGTATGCTAAGGGTATCCTAATCCTACTAGACGGAGAAACAAAGAGGAAAGAAGATGATTTAGCTAAGCTGGTTGATTCCAGCAACAT includes:
- the LOC123205071 gene encoding THO complex subunit 7A-like — encoded protein: MLAKGRKVSGRGEAVPVNYAFGPHEDDVIIKHRLLTRTTTTRGEPPLKKLQKKFTSFVLEIEKDEDNFNDCAKLSRAFLQELSTFEIPLLKSKAVIDANIREKENFNELKEEINRQISQAQADIEDLKKQLEESKIERQHKEECEAIRKLIALQPPRSETQKIITDLEKEIAALEAENTAGSRLLELRKKQFALLLHVVDELQSTIEEEQKNLIEEMRMAEEQKSGLEDTSGGSEAMAVD